Proteins co-encoded in one Gossypium arboreum isolate Shixiya-1 chromosome 11, ASM2569848v2, whole genome shotgun sequence genomic window:
- the LOC108454727 gene encoding oligopeptide transporter 6, producing MEAMELQHKVEEEEECPVKQVEITVPKTDDPTLPAVTFRMWVLGLSSCIVLSFVNQFFWYRKMPLTISSISAMIAVVPLGHLMAKTLPHCVFFENTRLEFSMNPGPFNMKEHVLITIFANSGAGSVYATHILSAVKLYYKRKLTFLPALLVMITTQVLGFGWAGIFRKYLVEPGEMWWPSNLVMVSLFRALHDKEERPKGGTTLNQFFLLVLICSFAYYVLPGYLFTTLTSFSWVCWLAPKSVLVQQLGSGLNGLGIGSFGIDWATISSYLGSPLASPWFATANIAVGFFLVMYVMTPLTYWFDVYKAKTFPIYSSELFKSNGESYDILSIVNPSFHLDKEVYGQNGRVHLSAFFAMTYGLGFATLTATLFHVLLFDGKELWQQTKSAFGGNNKIDIHTRLMKKYKSVPTWWFTMILVLNLALILFTCEYYNESLQLPWWGVLLACAIALFFTLPIGIIAATTNQAPGLNIITEYVIGYMYPEHPVANMCFKVYGYISMVQALTFVSDFKLGHYMKIPPRSMFTAQMVGTLVAVFVYTITAWWLMEEIPNLCDTSLLPHDSPWTCPMDRVFFDASVIWGLVGPRRIFGTEGEYGDVNWFFLGGALAPFLVWLAHKVFPDKEWIRLIHMPVLLGATSMMPPASAVNFTSWLLVGFLSGFVVFKYRPEWWKRYNYVLSGGLDAGTAFMTVLLFLTLQSKEIGVSWWGNDGEGCPLAACPTAKGVIADGCPVT from the exons ATGGAAGCCATGGAGTTACAGCACAAggtcgaagaagaagaagaatgccCTGTTAAACAAGTTGAAATAACAGTGCCCAAAACTGATGATCCCACTTTGCCTGCAGTGACATTTAGGATGTGGGTTTTGGGTCTTAGTTCATGCATTGTTCTTTCATTTGTTAACCAGTTCTTTTGGTATAGAAAGATGCCGTTGACTATTTCCTCCATTTCCGCCATGATTGCCGTCGTGCCACTCGGCCATCTCATGGCCAAAACATTGCCGCATTGTGTGTTCTTCGAGAATACTAGATTGGAGTTCTCAATGAACCCTGGTCCATTCAATATGAAGGAGCATGTTTTGATTACTATTTTTGCAAATTCTGGTGCTGGATCTGTTTATGCTACTCATATTTTGAGTGCTGTTAAGCTTTATTATAAGAGGAAGCTCACATTTCTACCTGCTTTACTTGTTATGATCACAACCCAG GTTTTGGGGTTTGGTTGGGCTGGGATTTTCAGGAAATATCTGGTTGAACCAGGGGAAATGTGGTGGCCATCTAATTTGGTCATGGTTTCCTTGTTCAG GGCTTTGCACGATAAAGAAGAAAGGCCGAAAGGCGGGACGACTCTGAACCAATTCTTTCTGCTAGTCTTGATTTGCAGCTTTGCATACTACGTCCTCCCTGGTTATCTTTTCACTACATTGACATCTTTCTCCTGGGTTTGTTGGTTAGCTCCCAAGTCAGTTTTAGTCCAACAACTCGGCTCAGGCTTGAATGGCCTTGGAATCGGTTCTTTCGGCATAGATTGGGCTACGATTTCCTCATACCTAGGGAGTCCTCTCGCTAGTCCGTGGTTTGCTACTGCCAATATCGCTGTCGGTTTCTTTCTTGTGATGTATGTCATGACGCCACTCACATACTGGTTTGATGTCTACAAAGCCAAAACCTTCCCTATTTATTCTAGTGAACTTTTCAAGTCGAACGGAGAATCGTACGACATATTGAGCATCGTTAATCCATCCTTTCACCTAGACAAGGAGGTTTACGGACAAAATGGTCGAGTGCATCTCAGTGCTTTCTTTGCTATGACTTACGGTCTCGGTTTTGCTACCCTAACTGCAACACTTTTCCATGTCCTGCTATTTGATGGAAA AGAACTATGGCAACAAACCAAAAGCGCTTTCGGAGGTAATAATAAGATCGATATTCACACAAGGCTTATGAAGAAGTACAAATCCGTCCCAACGTGGTGGTTTACCATGATCCTTGTGTTGAATCTCGCCCTTATACTATTCACTTGTGAGTACTATAATGAGTCACTTCAATTGCCTTGGTGGGGTGTATTATTAGCTTGTGCCATTGCTTTATTCTTCACCCTTCCTATTGGTATCATAGCTGCTACCACAAATCAG GCTCCAGGTTTGAACATTATTACCGAATATGTGATTGGATATATGTATCCGGAGCACCCTGTTGCTAATATGTGCTTCAAGGTGTATGGATATATAAGCATGGTTCAAGCTCTAACCTTCGTTTCAGACTTCAAACTTGGCCATTACATGAAGATTCCACCTCGATCGATGTTCACAGCACAG ATGGTTGGAACACTTGTTGCAGTCTTTGTATACACCATAACAGCATGGTGGCTAATGGAAGAGATTCCCAATCTTTGTGATACCTCCTTGTTACCACATGACAGCCCATGGACTTGTCCAATGGACCGCGTGTTTTTTGACGCATCCGTTATATGGGGACTTGTCGGACCTCGTAGAATATTTGGAACAGAAGGCGAGTACGGGGATGTCAATTGGTTCTTTCTCGGTGGAGCTCTAGCTCCTTTCCTAGTATGGCTGGCACACAAAGTATTCCCAGATAAAGAATGGATCCGCCTCATCCACATGCCGGTTCTCTTAGGCGCAACGTCTATGATGCCTCCAGCTAGTGCAGTAAACTTCACGAGTTGGCTTCTCGTCGGCTTCCTTTCCGGATTTGTTGTTTTCAAATACAGACCAGAATGGTGGAAACGTTACAATTACGTCCTCTCAGGAGGTCTTGATGCTGGAACCGCTTTTATGACAGTCTTATTGTTTCTTACACTGCAGTCAAAGGAAATCGGCGTCAGCTGGTGGGGAAATGATGGAGAAGGGTGTCCTCTTGCTGCTTGTCCAACTGCTAAAGGCGTTATTGCTGATGGTTGCCCTGTTACTTAA